The following proteins come from a genomic window of Leguminivora glycinivorella isolate SPB_JAAS2020 chromosome 6, LegGlyc_1.1, whole genome shotgun sequence:
- the LOC125227514 gene encoding signal transducing adapter molecule 1 produces the protein MGIFGNSSPFDQDVEKATNENNSSEDWALILEICDRAGAGATASRDCLRAVTRRLAHTDPHVQLKAATLLDACVSNCGRNFLLEVASRDFLHEFRRLLARAQPPVARRLRALLRKWAENEFKGDPQLDLVPSLYLKLRVEGHDFETTEPAAAAPAQSAASAAAAREHDELARAIELSLRESGQGASGALYPRVDDAAAPAPAPAPVPAPAASAPRKVRALYDFEAAEDNELTFLAGEIVWVTDASDPNWWKGSNERGEGLFPANFVSADLEPAPKAESRSGKSVQFATSSGAIQEEEEEPELDEAALDAALLALHEASPEAPAPGEEDLARHEARALRQAGVVDAALQRADARHARLTQLSAELVDALNLYHHLMREPLKPYNIPQPHIPGVPPGVPPGVPGPGPGPGPALPPHLQQLHYFPPPPPGAHAHAHLPPGAQPPQPRC, from the exons ATGGGGATATTCGGGAACTCATCGCCTTTCGACCAAGATGTCG AGAAGGCGACAAACGAGAACAACTCAAGTGAAGACTGGGCGCTGATCCTAGAGATCTGCGACCGCGCGGGCGCCGGGGCTACTGCGTCCAGGGACTGCCTCCGCGCCGTCACTAGGCGATTGGCCCACACTGACCCTCATGTGCAACTAAAG GCCGCGACCCTCCTCGATGCGTGCGTCTCCAACTGCGGCCGCAATTTCCTCCTAGAGGTCGCCTCTCGCGACTTTCTGCACGAGTTCCGTCGCCTGTTAGCTCGCGCTCAACCGCCTGTTGCGCGCCGACTAAGAGCGCTGTTGAGGAAATGGGCTGAAAATGAGTTTAAAGGCGATCCTCAGTTAGATCTCGTGCCTTCGCTGTATTTGAAGCTACGTGTTGAAG GTCACGACTTCGAAACCACCGAGCCTGCCGCGGCCGCCCCCGCGCAGTCCGCCGCGTCGGCGGCCGCGGCGCGCGAGCACGACGAGCTCGCGCGCGCCATCGAGCTCTCCCTGCGCGAGAGCGGCCAGGGCGCGAGCGGCGCGCTCTACCCCCGGGTCGACGACGCCgcggcgcccgcgcccgcgcccgcgccggtgcccgcgcccgccgcgtcggcgccgagGAAAGTGCGCGCGCTTTATGATTTTGAGGCGGCTGAGGACAATGAGCTGACGTTTTTGGCTGGAGAGATAG TGTGGGTGACGGACGCGAGCGACCCCAACTGGTGGAAGGGCAGCAACGAGCGCGGCGAGGGGCTCTTCCCCGCCAACTTCGTCAGCGCCGACCTCGAGCCGGCTCCAA AAGCCGAGTCGCGTTCAGGCAAAAGCGTCCAATTCGCGACCTCCTCCGGTGCTATTCAAGAGGAGGAAGAGGAGCCGGAATTAGACGAAGCGGCGTTAGACGCGGCTCTACTGGCTCTGCACGAGGCCAGCCCTGAAGCCCCGGCTCCGGGGGAGGAAGACCTCGCTAGGCACGAg GCCCGAGCCCTCCGTCAAGCTGGAGTTGTAGACGCAGCGTTGCAGCGCGCCGACGCTCGCCACGCGCGCCTCACGCAGCTCTCCGCAGAACTCGTTGACGCGCTCAACCTGTACCATCATCTCATGAGGGAGCCCCTCAAGCCTTACAACATACCGCAGCCTCATATACCCGGGGTGCCGCCTGGCGTACCAccag GCGTGCCGGGGCCAGGGCCAGGGCCAGGCCCGGCGCTGCCGCCGCACCTGCAGCAGCTGCACTACTTCCCGCCCCCGCCGCCCggcgcgcacgcgcacgcgcacctCCCGCCCGGCGCGCAGCCGCCGCAGCCCAG GTGCTGA